The following proteins come from a genomic window of Gemmatimonadota bacterium:
- a CDS encoding CocE/NonD family hydrolase, with protein sequence MPQSRRPIRLLSPAFLLLALLVPGLALAQTPPQEDVRALLEANAIIQQKVMVPMRDGTHMAADVYRPKTGGPFPIIFSRTPYNFNSWRDGEFSAGTYRGAWNAVQRGYAYVVMNERGRFFSEGNWDILGPPLTDGYDAFEWMAAQPWSSGKVATLGCSSTAEWQMAVASLDHPAHTTLVAQGFGAGVGRIGDWYEQGNWYRGGAEQMLFFAWLYGVQTGIRPMFPDNLTQEQLAQVSRYWDLAPEMPPVDWAEGLRHLPPVDILRNVEGNTGPFEDMIKRTPNDPKWYQGGLYHDDMPFDKPAIWFMSWYDVSTGPNLALFNHVRENAESAEARDNQYAVIAPTLHCAYTRATENTVVGERSVGDARWDYDALVYGWFDHFLKGEANSIPDTLPRVRYYTMGSNQWHSAPSWPPPEAEVVTYYFDSGGNANTRNGDGRLSRERPRSDRPDRFTYDPMNPLPSHGGNVCCTGNAVQGGALDQQEMELRDDILVYTTDAFPNGVEVTGTIDITLFVSSDVKDTDFTVKLIDVYPDGRAYNLDETIQRVRYREGYDKEVFMEPGQTYEVTMSPLSTSNWFAPGHRIRVEISSSNFPRFMRNMNTGGNTWSESTGVIAHNVIHHSREHPSQIRLPIVRRPAS encoded by the coding sequence ATGCCCCAGTCACGCCGACCCATCCGGCTCCTGTCCCCCGCGTTTCTCCTGCTCGCCCTGCTCGTCCCCGGCTTGGCGCTGGCTCAAACGCCACCCCAGGAAGACGTTCGCGCGCTCCTCGAGGCCAACGCCATCATCCAGCAGAAGGTGATGGTCCCGATGCGCGACGGCACGCACATGGCGGCGGACGTCTACCGCCCCAAGACCGGCGGACCGTTCCCGATCATCTTCTCGCGCACGCCCTACAACTTCAATTCCTGGCGGGACGGGGAGTTCAGCGCGGGCACCTACCGGGGGGCCTGGAACGCGGTGCAACGCGGCTACGCCTACGTCGTCATGAACGAGCGTGGTCGCTTCTTCTCCGAGGGAAACTGGGACATCCTGGGGCCGCCCCTGACGGATGGCTACGACGCCTTCGAATGGATGGCCGCCCAGCCGTGGTCCAGCGGGAAGGTCGCGACGCTGGGGTGTTCCTCCACCGCCGAGTGGCAGATGGCCGTGGCCTCGCTCGACCATCCCGCCCACACCACGCTGGTGGCGCAGGGCTTCGGTGCGGGCGTGGGGCGCATCGGAGACTGGTACGAGCAGGGAAACTGGTATCGGGGGGGCGCCGAGCAGATGCTGTTCTTCGCGTGGCTCTACGGCGTTCAGACCGGCATTCGCCCGATGTTCCCCGACAACCTCACGCAGGAACAGCTGGCGCAGGTTTCCCGCTACTGGGATCTCGCACCCGAGATGCCGCCGGTGGATTGGGCAGAGGGACTCAGGCACCTACCACCCGTGGACATCCTGCGCAACGTCGAAGGCAACACCGGGCCGTTCGAGGACATGATCAAGCGCACGCCCAACGACCCCAAGTGGTATCAGGGCGGGCTTTACCACGACGACATGCCCTTCGACAAGCCGGCCATCTGGTTCATGTCGTGGTACGACGTCTCCACCGGCCCGAACCTGGCGTTGTTCAATCACGTCCGGGAGAACGCCGAAAGCGCTGAGGCCCGCGACAACCAGTACGCCGTGATCGCCCCCACCCTTCACTGTGCCTACACGCGGGCCACGGAAAACACCGTCGTGGGCGAGCGCTCCGTGGGCGACGCCCGCTGGGACTACGACGCCCTCGTCTACGGCTGGTTCGATCACTTCCTCAAAGGCGAAGCCAACTCGATCCCCGATACGTTGCCGCGGGTGCGCTACTACACCATGGGCTCGAACCAATGGCACAGCGCGCCCTCCTGGCCACCTCCCGAGGCCGAGGTGGTGACCTACTACTTCGACAGCGGCGGCAACGCCAACACGCGGAACGGCGACGGCCGCCTGAGTCGCGAACGTCCTCGCAGCGACCGACCGGACCGCTTCACCTACGATCCCATGAATCCCCTCCCCTCCCACGGCGGCAACGTCTGCTGCACGGGGAACGCGGTGCAGGGTGGGGCGCTGGACCAGCAGGAGATGGAGCTGCGCGACGACATCCTGGTCTATACGACCGATGCCTTCCCGAACGGTGTGGAAGTCACCGGCACCATCGACATCACGCTGTTCGTGTCGTCCGACGTCAAGGATACGGACTTCACAGTCAAGCTCATCGACGTCTACCCCGACGGGCGCGCCTACAACCTGGACGAGACCATTCAGCGGGTGCGGTACCGGGAAGGATACGACAAGGAAGTTTTCATGGAGCCGGGCCAGACCTACGAGGTCACGATGAGCCCGCTGTCTACGAGCAACTGGTTCGCACCCGGACATCGCATCCGCGTCGAGATCTCCAGCTCCAACTTCCCGCGCTTCATGCGCAACATGAACACGGGCGGGAATACCTGGAGCGAGTCCACGGGCGTGATCGCGCACAACGTGATCCATCACTCCCGGGAGCACCCTTCGCAGATCCGTCTGCCGATCGTGCGCAGGCCCGCCAGCTAG